Genomic DNA from Azospirillum brasilense:
CGCCGGTCCCGCCGCCGGCCACCAGCACCCTGAGGGGCTTGGCGTGGTCGAGGCGCCCGCCGAAGACATTGTGGTTCACCTCGTCCAGATGGCTGGGCGATCCGGTGATCAGGCGCTTCTTCTCGTCGGCGGGGTTGCGCGCGGGATAGGGGAAGGCTTCGTACTGGGCGCGCAGGGTGTCGATGCTCATGGATCGGGCAACCGGTCAGGTGGACGGGTGCCGGACCATAGCATCATCGCGGGAAAGGGTGGGGAGGAAGGCCTCCCCACCGCCTCCTCTCACGCCAAAGGCAAACGGATCTCGGTCAGCCACGCTTCGGGGGGCAGCTTGCGGCAGTCGTTCAGATACTCCTCGACGCAAGGACGGTTGGCCGGCGCGTGGCCGCTCGCCGGCAGCCAGTCGCGGTAGAGCCAGCGGTAGGGGCGTTCCAGCTCCGCATAGGGGCCCTTGTGGATCAGAACGGCGTGCCGGCCCCCGGGGATCTCGAGCGCGCGGACCGGCCCGTCCTCGGGGATCGGTCCATCGACCAGCAACGCGGCCTCGGAGCGGAGGCGGTCCGCCGGAACCGACTCCGGGTCGTCGTAATAGAGGGCGAAGGACCGCGTGTCCGGTCCCACGAGGCCGCGGCCCGCGGCCCAGGCGTACAGCCGCTCGAAGGTCGTGCCGATGTCCATGTAGGGGCCCTGGTGGGCCATGGCGGCCACGCGCAGCGGCGGCAGGTCGCGGATGGTGACGTCGTGCATGATTCGCTCCTCGTCCGTTGGTTGGTCGGGTGGAGGAACCAGACGGCCCTGCCGCCGGTAGGCGCCGGGGCTCAGGCCGTAGACCTGCCCGAAGGCGCGGGTGAACGCCTCCACGCTGCCGTAGCCGGCGCGCCGTGCGACCTGCGCCACGCCGTCGCCACCCTGCACCAGATCCCCTGCGGCACGGTGCAGACGCAGCCGCCGCAGCGTGTCCGCCACCGTCTCCCCCGTCATGGCGCGGTAGATGCGGTGGAAGTGGTAGGGCGAGAAGCAGGCGACGGCGGCAAGCCGCTCCAGCTCCAGCGGCTCGTCCGGATGGGCGGCGATGTGATCGACGACGCGCGCGATGCGGCGGCCGTAGTCCAGCAGGGTGTCGGGCTTCGTCATGGGTCCTCCATGCCCGGCACCCTAGCCGAGGGCGGCTTGATCGCGCTTGCGGACCTTCAGCCCTCCGCCGGGCGGACCACGCCGACCTCCAGGCCGTTGCGGTTGGTCACCGGCTGGTGGATGAGTTGGCCGGCCCGCGCCCACTGCTCGTCGGACAGGACCTTGGTGGCGCGGATCAGGGCGGCCAGGGCGACCTCGCGGGCGCGCGGGGTGCCGTCGTCGATCTTCAGGGCGATGCCCAGCCCCTGCTTGGGCAGGACGGCGCAGCCCACGCCCTCGGCCCCGCCCTTGACCAGGACCAGACCGCCCGCCGCCTGCATCATGCCGGTGTCGAAGCTGTCCTTGCCGGCGATCAGGTGCGGGTGCGCCCGCCAGGCGCGGCGGATGCGGGTCACCGCCTCGGCGCGGGAGTCCGGCAGGTCCTTGGGGTCGCCGATGCGGGCCATGGCGTAGGCGATGGCGCCCAGCGGGATGCCGATGGTCGGGATGGCGCAGCCGTCGACGCCCCAGGGGGCCTGCGACAGGTCCTGTCCGGTCATCTGCTCCATCACGCCCAGGATGCGCTGCTGCACCGGGTGGTCGAAGCGGACATAGCCCTTGGTCGGTTCGCCCTTGTGCAGGGCGGTGGTCAGGAAGCCGGCGTGCTTGCCGGAGCAGTTGTTGTGGAAGGCGGTCGGCGTCTCGCCGTGGCGGATCATCTCGTGGGCGGTCTCGGTGTCGGTCGGCAGATGCGCCCCGCACTCGTAGTCGTCCACGGTCAGGCCGATGCGCTTGATCCAGGCCTCCGCAATGCGGGTGTGGCGGATCTCCCCGTGGTGGGAGGAGCAGGCCAGAGCCAGCTCCTGGTCGCCCAGCTCGTAGGCGTCCAGCGCGCCTGTCTCGACCAGCGGGATCGCCTGGATCGACTTGACGGCGGAGCGCGGGTAGACCGGTGCCTGGATGTCGCCCCACTGGGCCAGCACATGCCCGTCGGAATCGACGATGCAGGCGCGCCCGCGATGGACGGATTCCACCATGCCGCCGCGCGTCACCTCGACGAGGATCGGCGCCTCCGGCGGGCCGGAAAGGTCGGCGTGCCCCTCGGCGGGGGTGTGATGGTCGGCGTGGCCGTGGTGGTCACCGTGGCCGCCGCAGCAGGAGGAATGGTCGTGGCTCATGGGTGGAGAGCTTGCCTCTCTCCGGGGCGCGAGGCAAGGTGTCGCACCGTCGGACCCGCCGGATCACGGCCGATTCGCGCTATGTGCGGGCCGAAACTACGAGTGATTGTGCAAGCCATGCGTGGATATTTCGCCATCGGGGTGGAACGGATCAGCAAGCCCGGCAACGTCGGCAACCTGATGCGCTCCGCCCATGCCTTCGGCGCCTCCTTCTTCTTCGCCATCGACCCGGAGCCCGACCTGAACGAGGCCCGGTTCGTCGACACCTCGGGCGCCGCGGAGCATCTGCCGCTCTACGTCTACGACCGGGTGGCCGATCTGGCGCTGCCCAAGGACTGCCAGCTCGTCGGGGTGGAGCTGACCGAGGACGCGGTGGAGCTGCCCAGCTTCCGCCACCCGACGCGCGCCGCCTATGTGCTGGGTCCGGAGCGCGGCAGCCTCTCCGAACCGCTGCTGGAGCGCTGCGACTTCACGGTGAAGATCCCGATGAAGTTCTGCATCAACGTCGGGGTGGCCGGCGCCCTGGTGATGTACGACCGGATGATCAGCCTGGGCCGCTTCGCCGAGCGGCCGGTGCGCGTCGGCGGCCCGACCGAGCCGCTGCGCGATCACCAGCACGGCCGCCAGATCATGCGCAACCCCGAGCGCCGCCGCCGCATGCGCGGCATCCCGAAGCCGGTGATCGTCCGCGACGACGAGTGATCCGGAGCAGGGCCTCGCAGCCAGGAGCCGCCCCGTTCCACCCCGAAGGAGACGTTCGATGTCCGATCCGCTCTACGACGACCGCTTCTACGACATCCAGGAGGAAGGGTCGCTCCGTTCCGCACGGGTCATCGCGCCGCTTGTGCTGGGCTGGGTGGGGGCGGAGTCGGTCCTCGACGTCGGGTGCGGGGTCGGCACCTTCCTCCGGGCCTTCGCGGAGGCGGGGATCGCCGACGTCCAGGGGCTGGACGGCGACTATGTGCGCCGCGACCGTCTGCGCATCGATCCGTCCCGCTTCAGCGCCCACGACCTGTCGCAGCCTTTCGATCTGGGGCGGCGGTTCGGCCTCGTCCTGTCGCTGGAGGTGGCCGAGCATCTGCCGGAGGAGCGCGCCGAAGGCTTTGTCGACGATCTTTGCCGCCATGGCGACGTGGTGCTGTTCGGGGCCGCCATCCCCGGCCAGGGGGCAACGGCCACATCAACGAGCAATGGCAGAGCCATTGGGCCGGGAAGTTCCTCTCCCGCGGCTACGAGGCCTTCGACATCCTGCGCCCTGTCCTGTGGGCCGACCCGTCCGTCGAATTCTGGTACCGACAGAACACGGTGATCTTCGCCAATCCGGATGGCCTCGCCGCCCATCCCGGCCTGGCCGCCATGCGGGGGAAAGGGCTTCCGCTGTCCTGCATGGGGCTGGTCCATCCGGAGCTGCTGGCCCTCCACGCCCGTCAGGCCGCCCGGTCGCGGCGGGTGGTCGAGGTCTTCAACCAGATGGCCGCGCAGGGCGGCAGCTACCGCTTCGACAAGGGGGCGGACGGGTCGGTCAACATCGTGCGCATCGAGTGACGCGGTTGGACGATGATCGCGTCCGTCGCTTTTCGGCGGCGAACCTCCAGCCGTGAGCCCTGCCCCGGGGCTCAGAACTTCACGAAGGGGTTGAGGATCAGCCCCAGCGCGCCGGTGAAGCGCAGCGGCGCGTCGGTGACCGCCAGGCACAGGCAGCCCTCCTCGTCGGCCACCGGGCGGTGGCGCACGGAGTCGTCGGCGACGGACAGGTCGCCGCGGGCGAACTGGCCCAGATCGTCGGTGAAGCCGCCGTCCAGCACCAGGGTCAGCTCGATCCCCCGGTGGGTGTGGTGCGGCGGTCCGACGCCGCTGGCCAGCCGCATCAGCCGGGCCTTGCCGCGGCGTTCGGAACCGGACTCGAGCGGGAAGCCCAGCGGGATGTCGTAGCAGTCCATGCCGCGCATCAGCCGTTTCCAGGGCAGGCGCGACAGGTCGTTGCCGACGTAGCGGCGCAGCGGTTCGGGCAGCAGCGGCACCTCGGCCGGCTGGCAGACCAGCTTCGGCCGGGGGACACGGGGCAGGGGCGGCAGGTCGTCCAGCCGGGCCAGCACCGTCTCCAGGCAGGCGGGGTCGACCTCCTCCGGCTCGATGCTCTCCAACAGGGCGCCGCCGACCGCCTCCATCTCGGCGACGTTCAGGCGGCAGCAGGGGCACAGCGCCAGATGGGTCGCCACGATCAGCGACGCCGCCTCGCCCAGAGCGCCGCCGGCATAGTCGATCAGCAGGGTGTCGCCGGGATGGTGGGTGGGCACGGTCATCGGGAGTCCCTCATGGCCTTGCGCAGCCGTTCCATGGCCAGCCGCAGGCGCGACTTGACGGTGCCCAGCGGAATGCCCTGTTCGGCGGAGATCAGGCTGTGCGGCTTGTCCTCGAAATAGGCCAGACGCAGCAGGTCGGCCTGTTCCGGCGGCAGGGTCCTCAGCGCGGCCTGGAGGCGGCCGGCGGTCTCGCGCGCCGCCACCCCGTCGTCGGCGCTCTCCATCGGGTCGGGGACCAACGTGGGGTCGGCGGGGTCGATCTCCGGCCGCTGCTCCCGCCGCAGCGCGTCGATCCGCTTGTTGCGGGCGATGGTGAACATCCAGGTCGCGGCGGACGCCTGGGTCGGGTCATAGGTCTCCGCGCGGCGCCACACCAACAGCATCACGTCCTGCACCAACTCCTCCGCACCACCCGCGTCGCAGCCCTGGCGACGCAGATAAGCCTTCAACCGCGGGGCGAAATGCCCGAACAGGGCCGCGAAGGCCGTGCGGTCACGATCCCGCCCGACCGCCGTCAGCAGTTCTTCGAACGTCCGGTCGGTGCCGGCGGCTGGGGAACCGAGATCCTGCATCCACGCCTTCGGGCACGTCTTCGGGAGCGCCGTTTCCGCGCGCATGGGCTTTGCGCCCGGAGGCAAGCCCCGCAACACATGGTGCGCGGAGCGCCCCGCTGCAAAGCGTGTTTGGCGCGTCTCCGCATCCTGTGCACCGTCATGGGGTCGTGCGGCCAAGGGTGTCATGGGTGTGCTGCGGCGTTCGGTCCGGCGTTGGATCGGGTGTTCGATGGGCCTTCTACGCGCCCCACCCTCCGTCGGATCACCGGCTTTCGATACGAAATCGAGCGATCGATTGCAGGACCGGCCGTTGGAACAACCCGTGACTTCGCCGCCGGGACGGGGCGGCGGCCCTGGAAAGCCTCCCCGAATTGGGGTAGGGTCCGACCCACTCCCGAACCCGTCCGCGAAACCATTCGAGCCTTCGCCAACCGATGTTGCCCATTCGCACCATCCGTCGCACCGCCGGCGCCGCTCTGCTTCTGGCCGGTCCGATCCTCGCCGCAACTGTTGCCACGGCCGCTGCCGCCGACCCGCGCCTGCTGGGGACCTTCAAGGACTGGAACGCCTTCGCCTTCGACGAGGGCGGGCACAAGGTCTGCTATATGTCCAGCCAGCCCAAGAAGAAGGAACCCGCCGCGGCCAAGCGCGGGGACATCCATGTGCTGGTCACCCACCGCCCGGCGGAGAAGGCGCTGGACGTCGTCAGCTTCATCGTCGGCTATCCCCTCAAGAAGGACAGCGAGTCGACGGTGGAGGTGGGCGGCAAGACCTTCAAGCTGTTCACCGACGGCGAGACCGCCTGGGCGCGCGACGCCGACACCGACAAGGCCGTCACCGCCGCGATGCGCGACGCCAAGGGCAAGTCCATGCTGGTGAAGGGTGTTTCGGGCCGCGGCACGAAGACCACCGATACCTACAGCACCGACGGCTTCGCCCAGGCTTACGACGCCATCAACCAGGCCTGCGGCGTGAAACGCTGAGCAGCGCTGCTCGTTTCACTTGCCCGTTCCTCGTTTCGTCTTTTGACTCCGGACGCTCGTGGCCCTATTTAGGGGGCCATGAGCGCCTCCAATCACGCTGCTGCCTTTGCCCTGCCGGCTGTTGACGCCGACGGGCGCAAGAACCTTGTCGGCCTGTCCCGCGACGAGCTGGAAGCCGAAATGCTGTCCGTCGGCCTGGAGAAATTCCGGGCCCGCCAGCTCTGGCACTGGATCTACCACCGCGGAGCCACCGACTTCGCGGTGATGACCACGCTCGCCAAGCCGGTGCGCGAAAAGCTGGCGGAGAGCTACGCCGTGGCCCGCCCGACGGTCGTGCGCGACCTGAAGTCGGTGGACGGCACGCGCAAGTGGCTGCTGCGCATGCCCGACGGGCAGGAGGTGGAGAGCGTCCACATCCCCGAGGAGGACCGCGGCACGCTCTGCGTCTCCTCACAGGTCGGCTGCACGCTGACCTGCCGCTTCTGCCACACCGGCACGCAGCGTCTGGTGCGCAACCTCGACGCCTCGGAGATCGTGGCGCAGGTCATGCTGGCCCGCGACGCGCTCGGCGAATGGCCGGCGCCGCCGGACGGGCGGATGATCTCCAACATCGTCATGATGGGGATGGGGGAGCCGCTCTTTAACTACGAGAACGTCGCCAAGGCGCTGAAGATCGTCATGGATGGCGACGGGATCTCGATCTCGAAGCGCCGCATCACGCTCTCGACCTCCGGCGTCGTCCCGGCCATGAAGCGCTGCGGCGAGGAGCTGAACGTCAACCTTGCCGTCAGCCTGCACGCCGTGACCGACGAACTGCGCGACATCATCATGCCCATCAACCGGAAATACCCGTTGAAGGAGCTGATGGACGCCTGCCGCAACTACCCCGGCCTGAACAACGCGCGGCGCATCACCTTCGAATATGTGATGCTGAAGGGCGTCAACGACAGCCCGGCGGACGCCCGCGCCCTTGTGAAGTTGCTGGAGGGCATCCCGTCGAAGATCAACCTGATCCCCTTCAACCCCTGGCCGGGCGCCCCCTACGAGCGTTCGACCGACCGGGCGATCCAGGTCTTCGGCGACATCGTCAACAACGCCGGCTACGCCAGCCCCGTCCGCACCACCCGCGGCGAGGACATCATGGCCGCCTGCGGCCAGTTGAAGAGCGCGTCCGTCCGCCTGTCCGCCGCCGACCGCGCCGCCATCGAGAAGGTGCTGGCCGAGAAGGACGCGGCGCTGGCCGGATAAGGCCGGAACCATCCCTGGGAGTGCTCCGTGCCTGAGTTCGCCGTCGATCCCGGCCTGATCCTGTTCCTGTTCAACGCCGCGGCGGTGTGGCCGCTGATGCGCATCTTCCGCCGGGCGGGTTTCTCGCCCTGGTGGGCGCTGGTGATCTTCGTGCCGGTGATCGGGCTGGTCGGCGTGCTGGGGCTGCTGACGATGCGGCGATGGCCGGCGCGCGTCCTGGTCGACGGGCCGGCGCGGCCGCGCAAGGCGCGGAGGGCCGCGTGATGGAGATGCTCGAGTCCGTCGTCGCCCTGCTCAACGCCGTCTACTGGCAGCCCTGGGCGGCGATCATGTCCACCGACCCGTGGACCGCCAACCTCGTCATGGCGATCCTGCTGATGCTGAAGCTGATTTTCGGCGGCTGGGTGCTGGCCAAGGGCGGGCGCAGCCCGCTGTGGGCGCTGGTTCTGCTGATCAATGGGGCGGACATCCTGGCGATGTGGCTCTACGCCTACATCCGCTGGCCCTTCGTGGACCGGGCGCCTGCCCGCCCCGCCGCGGAGGGCACCGTTGCGGCCGACGCCGGGACGGATTGAGTGTCCCAGAGGGTGGCCCGAAGGGCCGGTGAGGGGGATGTGCGTTTCGGTACGTTCGGCAGAAGCGCAACCCCCTCACCCTAACCCTCTCCCCAGGGGGAGAGGGGACTTATGAGCGGGACCGATTGATTCGCATCGGTCGTAGGGCTACTGTCCGGCACCGATATTCTTCCCCACCCGCGTGAGTAGTCCCATGAGCGGTGCGTCCGGCAAACAGATCAAGAAAGTGGTGCTCGCCTATTCGGGCGGCCTCGACACCTCGGTGATCCTGAAGTGGCTCCAGGAAACCTATCAATGCGAGGTGGTGACCTTCACCGCCGACCTCGGCCAGGGCGAGGAGCTGGAGCCGGCGCGCAAGAAGGCCGAGCTTCTGGGCATCAAGCCGGAAAACATCTTCATCGACGACCTGCGCGAAGAGTTCGTGCGGGACTTCGTGTTCCCGATGTTCCGCGCCAACACCCTCTATGAGGGCACCTATCTGCTCGGCACCTCGATCGCCCGGCCGCTGATCGCCAAGCGCCAGATCGAGATCGCCAACCAGGTCGGCGCCGACGCCGTGGCCCACGGCGCCACCGGCAAGGGCAACGACCAGGTCCGCTTCGAGCTGGGCTACTACGCGCTCCGCCCGGACATCAAGATCATCGCCCCGTGGCGCGAGTGGGATCTGAACAGCCGCACCCGGCTGATCGACTACGCCGAGAAGAACCAGATCCCGATCGCCAAGGACAAGCGCGGCGAGGCCCCGTACTCGACCGACGCCAACCTCCTGCACATTTCCTACGAGGGGAAGGCGCTGGAGGACCCGTGGGTCGAGCCGTTCGAGGACATGTACACCCGCTCCGTCGCCCCGGAGAAGGCCCCGGACACCCCGACCTACGTCGAGGTCGAGTTCAAGCGCGGCGACGCCGTGGCGATCGACGGCAAGGCCCTGTCCCCGGCGGCCCTGCTGACCGAGCTGAACCGCCTGGGCGGCGAGAACGGCATCGGCCGCCTCGACCTCGTCGAGAACCGCTACGTCGGCATGAAGTCGCGCGGCGTGTACGAGACGCCGGGCGGCACCATCCTGCTGGCTGCCCACCGCGCGATGGAGAGCATCACGCTCGACCGCGGTGCCGGCCATCTGAAGGATGAGCTGATGCCGCGCTACGCCGAGCTGATCTACTGCGGCTACTGGTTCAGCCCGGAGCGTCTGGCGCTCCAGGCGCTGATCGACCAGACCCAGGAGCCGGTGAACGGCGTGGTCCGCCTGAAGCTGTTCAAGGGCAACGTCACGGTCGTCGGCCGCAAGTCGCCGAACAGCCTCTACCGCATGGACTATGTGACGTTCGAGGAAGACAGCGTCTACAACCAGAAGGACGCGGAAGGCTTCATCAAGCTGAACGCGCTCCGCCTGCGCCTGGGCGCCATGGCCCGCGCCAACGTGAAGTAAGCGCGAGACCATTTTGGATGTGGAACGAGGGGGCTTCGGCCCCCTCGTTTCGTTTTCGGGCGATGGCTGCGTGGTGTGCTCACGCCGCCCGGATGTTGACGAGGAAGCGCTCGACCTCCAGGCGGAGCGTTTCCGCCTGCCGACTGAGTTCCTCGGCCGACGACAGGACCTGGGAGGCGGCCGACCCGGTCTCCACCGCGGCCTGATGGACCTGGACGATGCTGCCCGACACCTCCGTCGTGCCGTGGGCGGCCTGCTGGACGTTGCGGGCGATCTCCCCCGTGGCCGCTCCCTGCTCCTCCACCGCGGCGGCGATGGTGGTGGCGATGCCGTTGATCTCGCCGATCGTCCCGCCGATGGTCTTGATGGCGCGGACGGTATCGGTGGTCACCCCCTGGATCGTCTGGATCTGGGTGGCGATCTCCTCGGTCGCCTTGGCCGTCTGGTTGGCCAGCGACTTCACCTCGCTCGCCACCACGGCGAAGCCCTTGCCGGCCTCCCCGGCGCGGGCGGCCTCGATGGTGGCGTTGAGCGCCAGAAGGTTGGTCTGGTCGGCGATCGCCTTGATGAGCCCGACCACCTCGCCGATCTTCTGCCCGGCCTCCGCCAGCCCCTGGACCGTCCGGTCGGTGCGGGCCGCCTCCTCCACGGCGTTGCCGGCGATGGTGGTGGAGGTCGCGACGTGGCGCCCGATCTCGGTGATGGAGGCGGACAGCTCCTCGGTGGCCCCGGCGACCGCCTGGACGTTGGTGGTCGCCTGCTCCGACGCTGCGGCGACCGTCGACGCCTGCCGGCTGGTCTCCTCGGCGGTGGACGACATGGACTCCGCGGTGGCGCGCATCTCGGTGGCGGCGGAGGCCAGCATCCTCAGCGTCGCGTGGACCGTGCTGTCGAAGCCGACGATGTATTTTTCCACGAGCGCCTGCCGGGCTTCCTTGCGGGCCTGCTCCTGGCGCTGCTCCTCCTCCATCCGGCGGTTCGCGACGGCGGAGTCCTTGAACACCGCCAGCGAGCGGGCGAGCGTGCCGACCTCGTCCATCCGGTCCGTGCCGTCGACGGTGATGCCGAGATCGCCCTTGGCGAGGCGCTGCATGAGTTCGGCCATGGCGCGCAGCGGGCCGACCACGCGGAACAGCGTCGTCGTCATGGCAAAGGCGGCGGCCAGCACGCCGAGCAGCACCGCGATCCCCAGGATCCAGCGGGAGGTGTCGTACGCGGCGTTGGTCCGCTCATACTCGGCCTCGGCCTCCTTCAGCTGCAGGTCGACCAGCTTTCCGACGGCCGCCGCCACCGGGTCGATGCTGGGGTAGAGCGTGGACACCGCGAAGGCATCCAGCGCGGCCTGGTCCCTGGCCTGCATCAGCGCGCGGGCGGTCGTCGCGGCGGCACGCGCCTTGCCCATGTGGCGCTCGGCCTCATTCGCCAGTTCCTTTTCGCGGGCGTTCATCGAGGTGGCGGTGAAGGCCGACCAGCGCGTCGCGATCTCGCCGAGCGCGGCATCGATGGACTTGAGACCGCCCTCCCACGTCTCGGCGCCGCCGCGCACCTTGTGCGTGGTGTCGACGATGTTGACGGCGAACATGTCGGAGACGACCTTCAGGTCGCGCAGCGGGACGACGCGGTCCTTGAACACCGTTTCCATGCCCCGGTGTGACTGTCCCAGGGCCAGCCAGCCGGTGGCCGCAATCGCGAAAAGAAAGAAGCACAGAACAGAGAGGGCAACCAAAAGGCGTGCTTTGACCGTAGACATCGGCTCGTTCCACGATGCGTTGACGTTGCAGGTCATGGCATCGTGGATGATACATATTAATATTGAGCTACATTTTAACGAAAATATGTTTCGTCAAAAAGCAACATTTCTCGTTTTCAAGCGACACCGTCATGGGTGTCATGACGGTGTCCTGCTCTGAACGGCGACAAACGTCTTCACCGCATCTTCGAGCAAAGATTGCAGGCGGGCGACGGACCGCTCACCCCTCCAGCCTGAAGCTTCCGTCCTCGCCCAGCGCGGCGAAGGGGTTCCAGGCGACTTCCCAGGGATGGCCGTCCGGGTCGGCGAAATAGCCGCTGTAGCCGCCCCAAAAGACGTCCTGCGCCGGCTTCAGGATGCGCCCGCCGGCCCGCTCGGCCTGGGCCATCACCGCGTCCACCTCCGCCTTGCTGCGCAGGTTGTGGGCGAGCGTGATGCCGCCGAAGCCCGAGGTCGGGCCGGACTCCGCCAGATGCGCGTCCTCGGCCAGCGCCTCCCGACCGTAGAGAGCCAGCGCGATGCCGCCCAACTGGTAGAAGGTGATGGCGTCCTGGCTGACGGGGGAGGGAGTCCAGCCCAGCCCCTCCTCATAGAAGCGGCGGCTGCGCGCGAGGTCGGCGACGCCCAGCGTGATCAGGCTGACTCGCTGTTCCATCTCAGCTTCCCTTGCGTTCGGCGGCGGGCGGCATGGCGACGGGCAGCCCGGCTTCCTTCCAGCCCTTGAAGCCGCCTTCGAGGTGGCAGACGTTCTCCAAGCCCATCGACTGCACGGTGTCGGTGGCCAGCGCCGAGCGCCAGCCGCTGGCGCAGTAGAAGACGAAGCGCTTGCCCGACGCGAAGACCGGCTTGTGATAGGGGCTGTCCGGGTCCACCCAGAATTCCAGCATGCCGCGGGTGGCCGGGAAGGCTCCGGGGATCATGCCGTCGCGCGTCAGCTCGCGCGGGTCGCGGATGTCCACGAACACCACGTCGGGGTCGCCGTGCAGGGACAGCGCCTCCTGCGGCGTGATCGCCTGGATGCGGGCGTTCGCTTCGGCCAGCAACTCCTTGTAGCCCTTCTTCATCGGCATGGCGGTTTCCTCCTTCTGACCCTTTGGCCGTAGTCAAACCCTTGGCGGGACCGTTGGCGCGTCTGCGCTGTTATTGCTCCACGCAACTGTGCAACAGGCCGCCCCGCCCGGTCCACCGGGAAGGGGCGACGGCCAGGGGGAGCCCAGGGGAAGCCATGCCGATCGCCACCGACGGACCCACCGAAGCCGCCGCCGCTTTGCCCGCCGTCATCGACCCCGTCCGCGTGGAGCGGAACGAGCGCTACGTCCGCCGCCGCTTCTGGAACACGCTGCGCGCCAACCTGCACCGCATTCCCTTCCTGGAGCAGGCACTGGCCGCCTTCTTCTGCGCGACCGACCCGCAGACGCCCTTCAAGGCGAAGGCGATCCTGATGGCGGCGCTGGCCTATTTCGTGCTGCCCGCGGATTCCATCCCGGACTGGCTGATCGCGGTCGGTTTCGTGGACGACGCGGCGGTGCTGGCGACCGCCGTCCATGCGGTGCGGAGCAATCTGAAGCCCGAGCATGAGGACCGCGCCCGCGCCGCCCTGCGCAAGGAGCAGCAGATGAAGCCTGCCGCGGGTGACGCTTCCGGGATGAAGCCCGCCGGAAACGGCTGACGGCTTACGCCTTGGCCGCGCTCCGCTCGGCGCGTGACTGCGCGGCGTCGCGATGGGCGGTGTAGAGGGCGGAGGCGGCGATCACCCCGGCGCCGACCCAGCCCCAGAGGTCCATGGCCTCGCCGAACAGCGGCCAGGCGAGCAGGGCGGTGAAGGGCAGGCGGGCGTAGTCGTAGGGCATCATCGCCGAGGCCGGCGCCAGCTTGAACGCACGGGTCATCGCCAACTGTCCCAGGGTCAGGATGCCGCCCAGCAGGACGAGCCAGCCGAGCGCCGTCCAACTCGGCCACTCCCACACGAATAGGGCCGGCACCAGGGCCATCGGGGTCAGGAACAGCCCCATGTAGGCGACCACCACCATCACCCCGTCGGAGGTTGCCAGGGCCCGCACCTGGAGCGTGGTTATGGCGGCGGCGACGCA
This window encodes:
- a CDS encoding argininosuccinate synthase, translated to MSGASGKQIKKVVLAYSGGLDTSVILKWLQETYQCEVVTFTADLGQGEELEPARKKAELLGIKPENIFIDDLREEFVRDFVFPMFRANTLYEGTYLLGTSIARPLIAKRQIEIANQVGADAVAHGATGKGNDQVRFELGYYALRPDIKIIAPWREWDLNSRTRLIDYAEKNQIPIAKDKRGEAPYSTDANLLHISYEGKALEDPWVEPFEDMYTRSVAPEKAPDTPTYVEVEFKRGDAVAIDGKALSPAALLTELNRLGGENGIGRLDLVENRYVGMKSRGVYETPGGTILLAAHRAMESITLDRGAGHLKDELMPRYAELIYCGYWFSPERLALQALIDQTQEPVNGVVRLKLFKGNVTVVGRKSPNSLYRMDYVTFEEDSVYNQKDAEGFIKLNALRLRLGAMARANVK
- a CDS encoding rhodanese-like domain-containing protein; this encodes MPMKKGYKELLAEANARIQAITPQEALSLHGDPDVVFVDIRDPRELTRDGMIPGAFPATRGMLEFWVDPDSPYHKPVFASGKRFVFYCASGWRSALATDTVQSMGLENVCHLEGGFKGWKEAGLPVAMPPAAERKGS
- a CDS encoding VOC family protein, with the translated sequence MEQRVSLITLGVADLARSRRFYEEGLGWTPSPVSQDAITFYQLGGIALALYGREALAEDAHLAESGPTSGFGGITLAHNLRSKAEVDAVMAQAERAGGRILKPAQDVFWGGYSGYFADPDGHPWEVAWNPFAALGEDGSFRLEG
- a CDS encoding methyl-accepting chemotaxis protein; the encoded protein is MTCNVNASWNEPMSTVKARLLVALSVLCFFLFAIAATGWLALGQSHRGMETVFKDRVVPLRDLKVVSDMFAVNIVDTTHKVRGGAETWEGGLKSIDAALGEIATRWSAFTATSMNAREKELANEAERHMGKARAAATTARALMQARDQAALDAFAVSTLYPSIDPVAAAVGKLVDLQLKEAEAEYERTNAAYDTSRWILGIAVLLGVLAAAFAMTTTLFRVVGPLRAMAELMQRLAKGDLGITVDGTDRMDEVGTLARSLAVFKDSAVANRRMEEEQRQEQARKEARQALVEKYIVGFDSTVHATLRMLASAATEMRATAESMSSTAEETSRQASTVAAASEQATTNVQAVAGATEELSASITEIGRHVATSTTIAGNAVEEAARTDRTVQGLAEAGQKIGEVVGLIKAIADQTNLLALNATIEAARAGEAGKGFAVVASEVKSLANQTAKATEEIATQIQTIQGVTTDTVRAIKTIGGTIGEINGIATTIAAAVEEQGAATGEIARNVQQAAHGTTEVSGSIVQVHQAAVETGSAASQVLSSAEELSRQAETLRLEVERFLVNIRAA
- a CDS encoding YkvA family protein, which encodes MPIATDGPTEAAAALPAVIDPVRVERNERYVRRRFWNTLRANLHRIPFLEQALAAFFCATDPQTPFKAKAILMAALAYFVLPADSIPDWLIAVGFVDDAAVLATAVHAVRSNLKPEHEDRARAALRKEQQMKPAAGDASGMKPAGNG